One genomic region from Bos javanicus breed banteng chromosome 14, ARS-OSU_banteng_1.0, whole genome shotgun sequence encodes:
- the PLEKHF2 gene encoding pleckstrin homology domain-containing family F member 2, whose translation MVDRLANSEANTRRINIVENCFGAAGQPLTIPGRVLIGEGVLTKLCRKKPKARQFFLFNDILVYGNIVIQKKKYNKQHIIPLENVTIDSIKDEGDLRNGWLIKTPTKSFAVYAATATEKSEWMNHINKCVTDLLSKSGKTPSNEHAAVWVPDSEATVCMRCQKAKFTPVNRRHHCRKCGFVVCGPCSEKRFLLPSQSSKPVRICDFCYDLLSTGDMATCQPARSDSYSQSLKPPLNDVSDDDDDDDSSD comes from the coding sequence ATGGTGGATCGCTTGGCAAACAGTGAAGCAAATACTAGACGTATAAATATAGTAGAAAACTGTTTTGGAGCAGCTGGCCAACCCTTAACTATACCTGGACGTGTTCTTATTGGCGAAGGCGTATTGACTAAGTTGTGCAGAAAAAAGCCCAAAGCAAGGcagtttttcttatttaatgaTATTCTTGTATATGGCAATATTGTCatccagaagaaaaaatataacaaacaacATATTATTCCCCTGGAAAATGTCACAATTGATTCCATCAAAGATGAGGGAGACTTGAGGAATGGATGGCTGATCAAGACACCAACGAAATCATTTGCAGTTTATGCTGCCACTGCCACTGAGAAGTCAGAATGGATGAATCATATAAATAAGTGTGTCACTGATTTACTCTCCAAAAGTGGGAAGACACCCAGTAATGAACATGCTGCCGTCTGGGTTCCTGACTCTGAGGCAACTGTATGTATGCGTTGTCAGAAAGCAAAATTCACACCTGTTAATCGTCGTCACCATTGCCGCAAATGTGGTTTTGTTGTCTGTGGGCCCTGCTCTGAAAAGAGATTTCTTCTTCCCAGCCAGTCCTCTAAGCCTGTGCGGATTTGTGACTTCTGCTATGACCTGCTTTCTACTGGGGACATGGCCACGTGCCAGCCTGCTAGATCGGACTCTTACAGTCAGTCGTTGAAGCCTCCTTTAAATGATGTATCTGATGATGACGATGATGATGATAGCAGTGACTAA